The Pan paniscus chromosome 22, NHGRI_mPanPan1-v2.0_pri, whole genome shotgun sequence genome has a segment encoding these proteins:
- the CBR1 gene encoding carbonyl reductase [NADPH] 1 isoform X2 encodes MSSGIHVALVTGGNKGIGLAIVRDLCRLFSGDVVLTARDVTRGQAAVQQLQAEGLSPRFHQLDIDDLQSIRALRDFLRKEYGGLDVLVNNAGIAFKVADPTPFHIQAEVTMKTNFFGTRDVCTELLPLIKPQVVLLLRLWFTRTSKGSSSKSHLTLLSQNSKAGMNFFMQLPPHFLCVFLLELIPVTVSHMKIFCSKIPANLAFTSLRDCCTPFYIMLCGVS; translated from the exons ATGTCGTCCGGCATCCATGTAGCGCTGGTGACTGGCGGCAACAAGGGCATCGGCTTGGCCATCGTGCGCGACCTGTGCCGGCTGTTCTCGGGGGACGTGGTGCTCACGGCGCGGGACGTGACGCGGGGCCAGGCAGCCGTACAGCAACTGCAGGCGGAGGGCCTGAGCCCGCGCTTCCACCAGCTGGACATCGACGATCTGCAGAGCATCCGCGCCCTGCGCGACTTCCTGCGCAAGGAGTACGGGGGCCTGGACGTGCTGGTCAACAACGCGGGCATCGCCTTCAAGG TTGCTGATCCCACACCCTTTCATATTCAAGCTGAAGTGACGATGAAAACAAACTTCTTTGGTACCCGGGATGTGTGCACAGAATTACTCCCTCTAATAAAACCCCAAG TTGTGCTACTTCTAAGGCTCTGGTTCACCAGGACCTCAAAGGGCAGCTCTTCCAAATCTCACCTGACTCTACTCAGCCAAAACTCGAAGGCAGGAATGAACTTCTTCATGCAACTACCACCACACTTTCTATGCGTATTCCTCTTAGAACTCATACCAGTAACTGTCTCTCATATGAAAATTTTCTGCTCCAAAATCCCTGCAAATTTGGCATTCACCTCTCTACGGGATTGTTGCACACCTTTCTACATAATGCTTTGTGGTGTATCTTAG
- the CBR1 gene encoding carbonyl reductase [NADPH] 1 isoform X1, which translates to MSSGIHVALVTGGNKGIGLAIVRDLCRLFSGDVVLTARDVTRGQAAVQQLQAEGLSPRFHQLDIDDLQSIRALRDFLRKEYGGLDVLVNNAGIAFKVADPTPFHIQAEVTMKTNFFGTRDVCTELLPLIKPQGRVVNVSSIMSVRALKSCSPELQQKFRSETITEEELVGLMNKFVEDTKKGVHQKEGWPSSAYGVTKIGVTVLSRIHARKLSEQRKGDKILLNACCPGWVRTDMAGPKATKSPEEGAETPVYLALLPPDAEGPHGQFVSEKRVEQW; encoded by the exons ATGTCGTCCGGCATCCATGTAGCGCTGGTGACTGGCGGCAACAAGGGCATCGGCTTGGCCATCGTGCGCGACCTGTGCCGGCTGTTCTCGGGGGACGTGGTGCTCACGGCGCGGGACGTGACGCGGGGCCAGGCAGCCGTACAGCAACTGCAGGCGGAGGGCCTGAGCCCGCGCTTCCACCAGCTGGACATCGACGATCTGCAGAGCATCCGCGCCCTGCGCGACTTCCTGCGCAAGGAGTACGGGGGCCTGGACGTGCTGGTCAACAACGCGGGCATCGCCTTCAAGG TTGCTGATCCCACACCCTTTCATATTCAAGCTGAAGTGACGATGAAAACAAACTTCTTTGGTACCCGGGATGTGTGCACAGAATTACTCCCTCTAATAAAACCCCAAG GGAGAGTGGTGAACGTATCTAGCATCATGAGCGTCAGAGCCCTTAAAAGCTGCAGCCCAGAGCTGCAGCAGAAGTTCCGCAGTGAAACCATCACTGAGGAGGAGCTGGTGGGGCTCATGAACAAGTTTGTGGAGGATACAAAGAAGGGAGTGCACCAGAAGGAGGGCTGGCCCAGCAGCGCATACGGGGTGACGAAGATTGGTGTCACCGTTCTGTCCAGGATCCACGCCAGGAAACTGAGTGAGCAGAGGAAAGGGGACAAGATCCTCCTGAATGCCTGCTGCCCAGGGTGGGTGAGAACCGACATGGCGGGACCCAAGGCCACCAAGAGCCCAGAAGAAGGTGCAGAGACCCCTGTGTACTTGGCCCTTTTGCCCCCAGATGCTGAGGGTCCCCATGGACAATTTGTTTCAGAGAAGAGAGTTGAACAGTGGTGA